A region from the Geobacillus vulcani PSS1 genome encodes:
- a CDS encoding phosphatase PAP2 family protein, translating to MIAAVGAVFFLAVWASVAAGVTKAADEGGLQLFDSWQWLDPFTFLGNGKTIGIISVMLVIGLWFFRRDVYGMVLVVVAVGGGYGINEWIKHVVGRERPPHAEIGGFSFPSGHAMIGTIYLLLLAYFLAQTRTKRGERAAIYGVFATLALLTGLSRLSLQVHYPSDVLGGFVLGGAYLSACLALYRMSIHRGGRW from the coding sequence ATGATAGCGGCTGTCGGCGCGGTCTTTTTTTTGGCTGTTTGGGCAAGCGTGGCAGCCGGGGTGACAAAGGCGGCTGACGAAGGTGGGCTGCAGCTGTTTGATTCATGGCAATGGCTCGATCCGTTTACGTTTCTCGGCAATGGGAAAACAATAGGCATCATCAGTGTGATGCTTGTTATTGGCTTATGGTTTTTCCGCCGCGATGTCTATGGAATGGTGTTGGTGGTCGTCGCTGTTGGTGGGGGGTATGGCATCAATGAATGGATCAAGCATGTTGTTGGGCGGGAGCGCCCGCCGCATGCCGAGATCGGAGGATTCAGTTTTCCGAGCGGCCACGCGATGATCGGGACGATTTATTTGCTGCTTTTGGCGTATTTTTTGGCGCAAACGCGCACAAAGCGCGGGGAGCGGGCGGCCATTTACGGCGTGTTTGCGACGCTGGCGCTCTTAACCGGCTTAAGCCGGCTAAGCTTGCAAGTGCATTATCCGTCTGATGTGCTGGGCGGGTTTGTGCTTGGCGGCGCTTACTTGTCGGCCTGCCTTGCTCTTTATCGGATGTCGATTCATCGAGGCGGCCGTTGGTAG
- the dhaK gene encoding dihydroxyacetone kinase subunit DhaK has product MKKLINDPLRVVDDMLEGFVAAHSRQVRRIPGTNVIVRKDAPVKGKVGIVSGGGSGHEPAHAGYVGKGMLDAAVCGEVFTSPTPDQILSAIQAVDGGNGVLLIIKNYTGDVMNFEMAAELAEAEGIRIAKVIVNDDVAVEDSTFTTGRRGIAGTVFVHKIAGALAERGASLEEVEAAAKKAIQRVRSMGVALSPCIVPAAGTPGFVLGENEMEVGIGIHGEPGIEKVSVQPAEHVVDGLLARIVEDMKLDQGDQVAVMINGLGATPLMELYIVHKRVAERLAEKQIRIHETFVGEYMTSLEMAGCSISLLKLDDELIDLLRSPADTVAFKTC; this is encoded by the coding sequence TTGAAAAAATTGATTAATGATCCGCTACGGGTAGTGGATGATATGTTGGAAGGATTTGTGGCTGCTCATTCTCGACAAGTGAGACGAATTCCGGGAACGAATGTGATTGTCCGGAAGGATGCTCCAGTGAAAGGGAAAGTTGGGATTGTGAGTGGTGGCGGAAGCGGCCATGAGCCGGCACACGCCGGGTACGTCGGAAAGGGAATGCTTGATGCAGCTGTTTGTGGGGAAGTGTTTACGTCGCCGACGCCAGATCAAATTTTGTCCGCTATTCAAGCCGTAGATGGCGGGAATGGAGTATTGCTCATCATTAAAAATTATACCGGTGACGTGATGAATTTTGAAATGGCTGCTGAATTGGCTGAGGCCGAAGGAATCCGGATCGCGAAAGTGATTGTAAATGATGACGTGGCGGTCGAAGACAGCACGTTTACGACAGGACGTCGTGGGATAGCGGGAACGGTGTTCGTCCATAAAATTGCTGGAGCATTGGCGGAACGTGGGGCTTCGCTCGAAGAAGTGGAAGCAGCAGCAAAAAAAGCCATCCAAAGAGTCCGTTCCATGGGGGTGGCGCTCAGCCCTTGCATTGTGCCGGCTGCTGGAACGCCAGGGTTTGTGTTAGGTGAGAATGAGATGGAAGTAGGAATCGGCATTCATGGGGAGCCAGGAATTGAGAAAGTCAGCGTTCAGCCAGCCGAGCATGTTGTGGACGGATTGCTTGCTCGCATTGTTGAAGATATGAAACTCGATCAAGGAGATCAAGTGGCGGTCATGATCAATGGACTCGGAGCTACCCCTTTGATGGAGCTGTATATTGTTCATAAACGTGTTGCTGAGCGGTTAGCAGAAAAGCAGATTCGTATTCATGAGACGTTTGTCGGGGAGTATATGACCTCATTGGAAATGGCGGGGTGCTCCATCTCGCTGTTGAAGCTCGATGACGAGCTGATCGACTTGCTTCGTTCGCCGGCTGATACAGTAGCCTTTAAGACATGCTGA
- a CDS encoding glutamate synthase subunit beta, which translates to MGKATGFMEYAREEEKKRDPLSRLDDWKEYTEPFSEDVLARQGARCMDCGTPFCHMGLELNGLTSGCPVHNFIPEWNDLVYRGRWKEALDRLLKTNNFPEFTGRVCPAPCEGSCTVAISDPAVAIKGIERAIIDKGFAEGWVKPRIPKTRTGKKVAIVGSGPAGLACADQLNQAGHSVTVYERADRIGGLLMYGIPNMKLEKDIVERRVRLLEEEGITFVVNTEVGKDITADELRAQYDAVVLCVGAQKQRDLAIEGRELEGVHFAMDYLTSVTKSLLDSNFADGQFIDAKDKRVIVIGGGDTGADCVATALRQGCKSVVQFGKHPALPDKRPDNNPWPQYPLVFTLDYAYEEAKAKFGADPRQYCIQTKKIVGDEHGRVKELHTVQMEKIIDENGKATFKEIPGTEQVWPCDLVFIAIGFEGPEQPLLQQFGVETVNNKVKAPYGKYTTNIEGVFAAGDARRGQSLIVWAIHEGRGAAREVDRFLMGETKLPS; encoded by the coding sequence GTGGGAAAAGCAACGGGGTTTATGGAATACGCTCGCGAGGAAGAAAAAAAGCGCGACCCGCTTTCCCGTCTTGACGATTGGAAGGAATATACAGAGCCGTTTTCCGAAGACGTGTTGGCGCGCCAAGGAGCTCGCTGTATGGATTGCGGCACGCCGTTTTGCCATATGGGATTGGAGCTGAACGGTCTCACCTCGGGGTGCCCAGTGCACAACTTCATTCCGGAATGGAACGATTTGGTGTACCGCGGCCGTTGGAAAGAAGCGCTCGATCGGCTCTTGAAAACGAACAACTTTCCAGAGTTTACGGGCCGCGTCTGTCCGGCGCCGTGCGAAGGATCGTGTACAGTGGCCATTTCCGACCCAGCGGTGGCGATCAAAGGAATCGAACGGGCCATTATTGATAAAGGGTTTGCTGAAGGTTGGGTGAAACCGCGCATCCCGAAAACGCGCACTGGAAAAAAGGTGGCCATCGTCGGCTCCGGCCCGGCCGGGCTCGCCTGTGCCGACCAGCTTAACCAAGCTGGCCATTCGGTGACGGTGTACGAGCGGGCCGATCGCATCGGCGGCTTGTTGATGTACGGGATCCCGAACATGAAGCTGGAAAAAGACATCGTCGAACGGCGAGTGCGGCTGCTTGAAGAAGAGGGCATCACCTTTGTTGTAAACACCGAAGTCGGCAAAGATATTACCGCCGATGAGTTGCGTGCTCAATACGATGCCGTTGTGTTGTGCGTTGGGGCGCAAAAGCAGCGCGATTTGGCCATTGAAGGTCGGGAACTGGAAGGCGTTCATTTTGCCATGGATTATTTAACAAGCGTCACGAAAAGTTTGCTCGATTCGAATTTTGCCGACGGTCAGTTTATTGACGCCAAGGACAAACGTGTCATCGTCATCGGAGGCGGCGACACGGGGGCTGACTGTGTGGCGACCGCGCTGCGCCAAGGCTGCAAAAGCGTCGTCCAGTTTGGCAAACACCCGGCTTTGCCGGACAAGCGCCCAGACAATAACCCGTGGCCGCAATATCCGCTCGTTTTCACGCTTGATTATGCGTATGAGGAAGCGAAGGCGAAATTCGGGGCAGACCCGCGCCAATATTGCATTCAAACGAAAAAAATCGTAGGCGACGAGCACGGCCGAGTGAAAGAACTGCATACGGTTCAAATGGAAAAAATCATTGATGAAAACGGCAAAGCGACCTTTAAAGAAATTCCGGGGACGGAGCAAGTATGGCCGTGCGATTTGGTGTTCATCGCGATTGGCTTCGAAGGTCCTGAACAGCCACTGTTGCAGCAGTTTGGCGTGGAAACGGTCAACAATAAAGTGAAAGCTCCGTACGGTAAATATACGACAAACATTGAAGGCGTGTTTGCGGCCGGCGACGCCCGCCGCGGCCAAAGCCTGATCGTTTGGGCGATCCACGAGGGCCGGGGGGCGGCCCGTGAAGTGGACCGGTTCCTGATGGGAGAGACGAAGCTGCCGTCGTAA
- a CDS encoding LysR family transcriptional regulator gives MELRQLQYFVEVARREHVSEAADALHVAQSAISRQIANLEAELGVQLFEREGRNVKLTPIGRHFLPHAEAVLKAVEDAKQQIEEYLDPERGTIKIGFPTSLASHMMPMVISAFKAEHPNVSFHLRQGSYYYLIEAVKKREIDLAFLGPIPAREIGIKGEILFSEPFAALLPNSHPLARRDRIVLNELRHDPFVTFPKGYILHQILIDACHQAGFSPNISSEGEDLDAIKGLVSAGIGVTLLPESALSESLLRYAAKVPIETPQVRRNVGVIISDHHELAPSVKVFYRFVKDFFSELERYQLG, from the coding sequence ATGGAGCTGCGGCAGTTGCAATATTTTGTGGAAGTCGCCCGGCGCGAACATGTCTCTGAAGCCGCCGATGCCCTTCATGTCGCGCAGTCGGCGATCAGCCGGCAAATCGCCAACTTAGAAGCGGAGCTTGGCGTCCAGCTCTTTGAACGGGAAGGACGGAACGTCAAGCTCACCCCGATCGGCCGCCATTTTTTGCCGCACGCCGAAGCGGTGTTAAAAGCGGTTGAGGATGCAAAGCAACAAATTGAGGAGTATTTGGATCCGGAGCGCGGAACGATTAAAATCGGGTTCCCGACAAGCCTCGCGAGCCATATGATGCCGATGGTCATCTCCGCCTTTAAAGCGGAACACCCAAACGTCTCGTTCCATCTCCGCCAAGGATCGTACTATTATTTAATCGAAGCGGTGAAAAAGCGGGAAATTGATTTGGCCTTTCTTGGCCCCATTCCCGCGCGTGAAATTGGCATTAAAGGGGAAATTTTATTTTCCGAACCGTTTGCCGCCCTGCTGCCGAACAGCCACCCGCTCGCTCGCCGCGACCGGATCGTGTTGAACGAACTGCGCCACGACCCGTTTGTCACGTTTCCCAAGGGATACATTTTGCATCAAATTTTAATTGACGCCTGTCATCAAGCCGGGTTTTCCCCGAACATCTCCTCGGAAGGCGAGGATCTCGACGCCATTAAAGGGCTCGTCTCCGCCGGCATCGGCGTCACTCTGCTGCCGGAAAGCGCCTTGTCGGAGAGCCTCCTCCGCTACGCCGCCAAAGTGCCGATCGAAACTCCGCAAGTGAGGCGCAACGTCGGCGTCATCATCTCCGACCATCACGAGCTCGCCCCGTCGGTGAAAGTGTTTTACCGGTTTGTGAAAGACTTTTTCTCCGAGCTGGAGCGGTATCAGCTTGGGTAG
- the dhaL gene encoding dihydroxyacetone kinase subunit DhaL, producing the protein MNLGVEQAKAWIDQMNELFQQQKQYLTELDQAIGDGDHGWNMARGFQEAVDKISSNRYEDLGTLLKDVAMTLIAKVGGASGPLYGTAFLKMSQVLAGKQEGNEQEWIAALGEALAGLKARGKAQVGEKTMIDVWEPVVMFLQEKGQLLAREAAQLAQQKMEETKTLEAKKGRAAYLGKRSIGHIDPGSASSCLLFIAFAKVVES; encoded by the coding sequence ATGAATTTAGGCGTAGAGCAAGCAAAAGCATGGATTGATCAAATGAATGAACTTTTTCAGCAACAGAAACAGTATTTAACTGAGTTGGATCAAGCGATCGGTGACGGCGACCACGGATGGAATATGGCTCGGGGATTTCAAGAAGCGGTGGATAAAATTTCTTCAAATCGCTATGAAGATCTCGGAACACTGTTGAAAGATGTGGCAATGACTTTGATTGCCAAAGTTGGGGGAGCTTCAGGGCCGTTATATGGGACGGCTTTTTTAAAAATGTCCCAAGTCCTTGCTGGTAAACAAGAAGGAAATGAGCAAGAATGGATTGCGGCATTAGGAGAAGCATTGGCTGGGCTGAAAGCGCGTGGAAAGGCGCAGGTCGGTGAAAAGACAATGATTGATGTGTGGGAGCCAGTCGTGATGTTTTTGCAAGAAAAAGGACAGCTGCTTGCTAGAGAGGCAGCACAATTGGCACAACAAAAAATGGAAGAAACGAAAACATTGGAGGCGAAAAAGGGGCGTGCCGCTTATTTAGGGAAACGTTCGATCGGCCATATTGATCCTGGTTCGGCGTCTAGCTGCTTATTGTTTATTGCTTTCGCTAAGGTTGTTGAGTCATAG
- the dhaM gene encoding dihydroxyacetone kinase phosphoryl donor subunit DhaM codes for MNHVSLVLVSHSEEIAEGLKKLLEQVAPNVGIAAAGGNNGEIGTNALHIQEAIESVYSEKGTVVLFDLGSALLNAELALEMAGGKERVRIADAPLVEGAYIAAVEAGLGKPLEEVVQACEAANQMVKIAK; via the coding sequence ATGAACCATGTCAGTCTTGTATTAGTTTCTCATAGTGAAGAAATCGCCGAAGGATTGAAGAAGTTGCTGGAACAAGTAGCTCCAAACGTGGGCATTGCCGCAGCGGGAGGCAACAATGGCGAAATTGGAACGAATGCCCTTCATATACAGGAGGCAATCGAATCAGTTTATTCTGAAAAAGGGACCGTTGTTTTGTTCGACCTTGGAAGCGCTCTGCTAAACGCTGAACTGGCTCTTGAGATGGCAGGTGGAAAAGAGCGGGTCCGAATCGCTGACGCCCCCTTGGTGGAAGGGGCGTATATCGCCGCTGTTGAGGCGGGGCTAGGAAAACCGTTGGAAGAGGTCGTACAGGCTTGCGAAGCGGCGAATCAAATGGTAAAAATTGCAAAATAA
- a CDS encoding NADPH:quinone oxidoreductase family protein — protein MSAFQAFVVNKTETEFTAEVKTISMDDLPEGDVVVHVHYSSVNYKDGLASIPDGKIVKTYPFVPGIDLAGVVVSSQHPRFLEGDEVIATGYEIGVTHFGGYSEYARLPGDWLVPLPKGLTLKEAMAIGTAGFTAALSIHRLEEHGLTPEHGPVLVTGATGGVGSLAVSMLAKRSYTVEASTGKAAEHDYLRALGAKKVLSREDVTAERIRPLDQQRWAAAVDPVGGRTLATVLSRIRYGGAVAVSGLTGGADVPTTVYPFILRGVSLLGIDSVYCPMDLRLRIWERLAGDLKPDLERIAKEISLTELPQALKRILRGELRGRMVVRLA, from the coding sequence ATGTCCGCATTTCAAGCGTTTGTTGTCAACAAAACGGAAACGGAGTTTACAGCTGAGGTGAAAACGATCTCGATGGACGATTTGCCGGAAGGGGATGTCGTCGTTCACGTCCATTATTCAAGCGTCAACTACAAAGACGGGCTGGCGTCGATCCCGGACGGCAAAATTGTGAAAACGTATCCGTTCGTGCCCGGGATTGACTTGGCCGGAGTCGTCGTCTCGTCGCAACATCCGCGGTTCCTTGAAGGGGATGAGGTGATCGCGACCGGCTATGAGATTGGCGTCACCCACTTTGGCGGCTACAGCGAGTATGCGCGTTTGCCCGGCGACTGGCTCGTGCCATTGCCGAAAGGGTTGACGTTGAAAGAAGCGATGGCGATCGGCACGGCGGGGTTCACGGCGGCGTTGTCCATCCATCGGCTTGAGGAGCACGGGCTGACGCCGGAACACGGGCCGGTGCTCGTTACGGGGGCGACGGGCGGCGTCGGCAGCTTGGCCGTATCGATGCTCGCGAAGCGCAGCTACACGGTAGAGGCGAGCACAGGCAAAGCGGCCGAGCACGATTATTTGCGCGCCCTTGGCGCCAAGAAAGTGTTGTCGCGCGAAGACGTCACCGCCGAGCGCATTCGCCCGCTGGATCAGCAGCGCTGGGCGGCGGCGGTCGATCCGGTCGGCGGCCGGACGCTGGCGACCGTGCTAAGCCGCATCCGTTACGGCGGGGCCGTGGCGGTAAGCGGATTGACGGGAGGGGCGGACGTGCCGACAACGGTCTACCCATTCATTTTGCGCGGCGTCAGCTTGCTTGGCATCGATTCCGTCTATTGTCCGATGGACTTGCGGCTTCGCATTTGGGAACGGCTCGCTGGCGATTTGAAGCCGGATTTGGAGCGGATTGCCAAAGAGATTTCGCTCACTGAATTGCCGCAGGCGCTTAAGCGCATTTTGCGTGGGGAGCTGCGCGGCCGGATGGTGGTGCGGCTGGCCTGA
- the gltB gene encoding glutamate synthase large subunit, with translation MKHYGLPKAQGLYRPEFEHDACGIGFYAHLKGKASHDVIEKALHMLRQLEHRGGQGSDPETGDGAGIMTQIPHEYFQDVCNGMNLPEKGRYGVGMFFLPENEEKRAYYEAKVNEIIAQEGQQLLGWRTVPVDGTKLGKLARQSQPFIRQVFVAAGDDAADELAFERKLYVIRKQFEKWVENNECYVASFSSRTIVYKGLLTPEQIDAFYLDLQDERFRSAFALVHSRFSTNTFPSWERAHPNRYLIHNGEINTLRGNVNWMAAREKQFVSEAFGADLEKVLPILDTNGSDSSILDNAFEFFVLAGRNPAHVAMMLIPEPWFWDEQMDDAKKAFYEYHSCLMEPWDGPTAISFTDGKQIGAILDRNGLRPARYYVTKDDYIVFSSEVGVIDIDPNNILYKERLSPGKMLLVDLEQGRIISDQEIKEEIAHEKPYRQWINEQMITLGDLEIPEDVEAPKQLVKRQKAFGYTFEDVEKTILPMATEGKDPTGAMGMDAPLAVLSERPQSLFNYFKQLFAQVTNPPIDAIREYVVTSTMTLLGKEGNILHPDAKAARRIRLETPLLTNEELAALKANPYPEFTCVVLPTLFTDDLKQALDELFAKADEAIANGATLLVLSDRGVDETHVAIPVLLAVSGLHQHLIRNGTRTNVSLLVESGEAREVHHFAALIGYGADAINPYLALETIRQASENGVIALSYRDAVSTYRKAAVDGVVKVMSKMGISTVQSYRGAQIFEAVGIGNDVIDQYFTGTASQIGGIGLEEIAKEAKMRHEAAFAARHEDHVLDTGSELQWRRNGEHHAFNPKTIHLLQWACRKNDYNLYKQYSKLANEEQLTFLRNLFDFDPNRTPVPIEEVEPVESIVRRFKTGAMSFGSISQEAHEALAIAMNRIGGKSNSGEGGEDPARYVKDENGDWRRSAIKQVASGRFGVKSHYLVNADELQIKMAQGAKPGEGGQLPANKVYPWVGKVRGSTPGVELISPPPHHDIYSIEDLAQLIYDLKNANKDARISVKLVAKAGVGTIAAGVAKGNADVIVISGYDGGTGASPKTSIKHAGLPWELGLAETHQTLMLNGLRDRVVLETDGKLMTGRDVVMAALFGAEEFGFATAPLVVLGCVMMRVCHLDTCPVGVATQNPELRKKFTGQPEHVVNFMYFVAQEVREIMAELGFRTIDEMVGRVDVLKVSERAKTHWKAKHLDLSRLLHQVDGPRTCGQGQTHRMEETLDYTNILPAVQPALENREPVALELTIRNVHRTVGAMTGSEISKRYGEEGLPDDTIRLRFTGSAGQSFAAFVPKGMTLELVGDANDYVGKGLSGGKVIVRPPDEAPFAAADNVIIGNVAFYGATGGEAYIRGRAGERFCVRNSGVHAVVEGVGDHGCEYMTGGRVVILGSVGKNFAAGMSGGIAYVLADENSWIQTANLELVSLERLENEEEIRDVRRMIENHFRYTGSPRASLVLDEWDAYVKRFVKVIPHNYKLMVETIQALEQSGLSYDEAAMAAFETVAKQKKAAAANAPMLQVAAK, from the coding sequence ATGAAACACTACGGATTACCGAAAGCGCAAGGGCTGTATCGTCCGGAATTTGAACATGACGCGTGCGGGATCGGGTTTTATGCTCATTTAAAAGGAAAAGCGTCGCATGATGTGATCGAAAAAGCGCTCCATATGCTCCGTCAGCTTGAACATCGGGGCGGGCAGGGAAGCGATCCGGAAACGGGCGACGGCGCGGGCATTATGACGCAAATTCCGCACGAATATTTTCAAGACGTGTGCAATGGGATGAACTTGCCGGAAAAAGGGCGCTATGGGGTCGGGATGTTCTTTTTGCCGGAAAATGAAGAAAAACGGGCGTATTATGAAGCAAAAGTAAATGAAATCATCGCCCAGGAAGGACAACAGCTGCTCGGCTGGCGGACCGTGCCGGTTGACGGCACCAAGCTTGGCAAGCTGGCGCGGCAAAGCCAACCGTTCATTCGTCAAGTGTTTGTCGCGGCAGGGGATGATGCGGCCGATGAGCTGGCGTTTGAACGGAAGCTGTATGTCATCCGCAAACAGTTCGAAAAATGGGTGGAAAACAACGAGTGCTATGTAGCGAGCTTCTCGAGCCGGACGATTGTCTATAAAGGGCTGCTTACGCCGGAACAAATCGATGCGTTTTATTTGGATTTGCAGGATGAACGGTTCCGCTCGGCGTTTGCCCTCGTGCACTCGCGCTTCAGCACGAACACGTTCCCGAGCTGGGAGCGGGCCCATCCGAACCGCTATTTGATTCATAACGGCGAGATCAACACGCTCCGCGGCAATGTCAACTGGATGGCGGCGCGCGAGAAGCAATTTGTGTCGGAAGCGTTCGGCGCCGATTTAGAAAAAGTGTTGCCGATTTTGGATACAAACGGGAGCGACTCGTCGATTTTGGACAATGCGTTTGAATTTTTCGTTCTTGCTGGCCGTAATCCGGCCCATGTGGCGATGATGCTCATTCCAGAACCGTGGTTTTGGGATGAACAAATGGATGACGCGAAAAAGGCGTTTTACGAGTATCATAGCTGTCTCATGGAGCCGTGGGACGGCCCAACGGCGATTTCGTTCACCGACGGCAAGCAAATCGGTGCCATTTTGGACCGGAACGGCTTGCGCCCGGCCCGCTATTACGTCACGAAAGACGATTACATTGTTTTCTCGTCCGAAGTCGGCGTCATTGATATCGATCCGAACAACATTTTATATAAGGAACGGCTGAGCCCGGGGAAAATGTTGCTTGTCGACCTTGAGCAAGGGCGCATCATCTCCGACCAGGAAATCAAAGAAGAAATCGCTCATGAAAAGCCGTATCGCCAATGGATCAATGAGCAAATGATCACGCTTGGCGATCTGGAGATTCCGGAGGACGTCGAAGCGCCGAAGCAGCTTGTCAAACGGCAAAAAGCGTTCGGCTACACGTTTGAAGATGTGGAAAAAACGATTTTACCGATGGCGACGGAAGGAAAAGACCCGACCGGCGCCATGGGCATGGATGCCCCGTTGGCCGTATTGTCGGAGCGGCCGCAAAGCTTGTTCAACTACTTCAAGCAGCTGTTTGCCCAAGTCACGAACCCGCCGATTGACGCGATTCGCGAGTATGTCGTCACGTCAACGATGACGCTGCTCGGCAAAGAAGGGAACATTTTGCATCCAGACGCCAAAGCGGCGCGGCGCATCCGCTTGGAAACTCCGCTATTGACGAACGAAGAATTGGCCGCGTTAAAAGCCAATCCGTATCCGGAGTTTACATGTGTGGTGCTGCCGACGCTGTTTACGGATGACTTGAAGCAAGCATTGGATGAGTTGTTTGCCAAAGCGGACGAAGCGATCGCGAACGGGGCAACGCTTCTCGTTTTGTCCGATCGCGGCGTTGATGAGACGCATGTGGCGATTCCGGTGTTGCTGGCGGTGAGCGGGCTTCATCAACACCTGATCCGGAACGGGACGCGCACAAACGTCAGCCTGCTGGTCGAAAGCGGCGAGGCGCGCGAAGTCCATCATTTTGCGGCGCTGATCGGCTACGGGGCGGACGCCATTAACCCGTACTTGGCGCTCGAGACGATCCGCCAGGCGTCCGAAAACGGCGTCATTGCCTTGTCGTACCGTGACGCAGTGAGCACGTATAGGAAGGCGGCTGTTGACGGTGTGGTCAAAGTGATGTCAAAAATGGGCATCTCGACGGTGCAAAGCTACCGCGGCGCCCAAATTTTTGAAGCCGTTGGCATCGGCAACGACGTCATTGATCAATACTTCACCGGCACCGCCTCGCAAATTGGCGGCATCGGGCTTGAGGAAATCGCCAAAGAGGCGAAAATGCGCCATGAAGCGGCATTTGCCGCCCGGCACGAAGATCATGTGCTCGATACCGGCAGCGAGCTGCAATGGCGGCGCAACGGCGAACATCACGCGTTCAATCCGAAGACGATCCATTTGTTGCAATGGGCGTGCCGGAAAAATGATTACAATCTTTATAAGCAATATTCGAAACTGGCCAATGAAGAACAGTTGACGTTCTTGCGCAACTTGTTCGACTTCGATCCGAACCGGACGCCGGTGCCGATTGAAGAAGTCGAGCCGGTCGAGTCGATTGTCCGCCGCTTCAAAACCGGAGCGATGTCGTTTGGCTCGATCAGCCAAGAGGCGCATGAGGCGTTGGCGATTGCCATGAACCGGATCGGTGGAAAAAGCAACAGCGGTGAAGGCGGGGAAGACCCGGCTCGCTATGTGAAGGACGAAAACGGCGACTGGCGCCGCAGCGCGATCAAGCAGGTCGCTTCCGGGCGTTTTGGCGTGAAAAGTCATTATTTGGTCAACGCCGACGAATTGCAAATTAAAATGGCCCAAGGGGCAAAACCAGGCGAAGGCGGGCAGCTTCCGGCCAACAAAGTGTACCCGTGGGTCGGCAAAGTGCGCGGCTCGACGCCGGGGGTGGAGCTCATTTCTCCGCCGCCGCACCATGACATTTACTCGATCGAAGATTTGGCTCAGCTCATTTACGACTTAAAAAACGCGAACAAAGACGCGCGCATCAGCGTCAAGCTCGTCGCCAAAGCGGGCGTCGGCACGATTGCGGCCGGCGTGGCGAAAGGGAACGCCGATGTCATCGTCATCAGCGGTTATGACGGTGGCACGGGTGCGTCACCGAAGACGAGCATTAAGCACGCAGGGCTTCCATGGGAGCTCGGTTTGGCGGAAACACACCAGACGCTCATGTTGAACGGCTTGCGCGACCGTGTCGTGTTGGAAACCGACGGCAAACTGATGACCGGCCGCGACGTTGTAATGGCGGCGCTGTTTGGCGCCGAGGAATTTGGGTTTGCGACGGCGCCGCTCGTCGTGTTGGGCTGCGTCATGATGCGCGTTTGCCATCTGGATACATGTCCGGTCGGAGTGGCGACGCAAAATCCGGAGCTGCGCAAAAAATTTACCGGCCAACCGGAGCATGTCGTCAACTTCATGTATTTTGTCGCTCAGGAAGTGCGGGAGATCATGGCCGAGCTCGGCTTCCGCACGATCGACGAGATGGTGGGCCGCGTCGATGTGCTGAAAGTGAGCGAGCGGGCGAAAACGCATTGGAAAGCGAAGCATCTCGACTTGTCGCGCCTGCTGCACCAAGTCGACGGCCCGCGCACTTGCGGCCAAGGGCAAACCCATCGCATGGAAGAAACGCTTGACTATACGAATATTTTGCCGGCGGTGCAGCCGGCGCTCGAAAACCGGGAGCCGGTTGCGCTTGAACTTACGATCCGCAACGTCCATCGGACGGTCGGAGCGATGACCGGCAGCGAAATTTCGAAACGCTACGGTGAAGAAGGATTGCCGGATGATACGATCCGCCTCCGCTTCACCGGATCGGCAGGGCAGAGCTTCGCGGCGTTTGTGCCGAAAGGGATGACGCTCGAGCTTGTCGGCGACGCGAACGATTATGTTGGCAAGGGACTCTCCGGCGGCAAAGTGATCGTCCGTCCGCCGGATGAGGCGCCGTTTGCCGCAGCGGACAACGTCATTATCGGCAACGTCGCCTTCTATGGAGCGACGGGTGGCGAGGCGTATATTCGCGGCCGCGCCGGCGAGCGGTTCTGCGTGCGCAACAGCGGCGTCCATGCCGTTGTCGAGGGCGTCGGCGACCACGGCTGTGAATATATGACCGGCGGCCGTGTCGTCATCCTCGGCTCGGTCGGCAAAAATTTCGCCGCCGGCATGTCGGGGGGCATCGCCTACGTCCTTGCTGATGAAAACAGCTGGATACAAACAGCCAACCTTGAACTCGTTTCCTTGGAACGGCTCGAGAATGAGGAAGAAATTCGCGACGTCCGCCGGATGATCGAAAACCATTTCCGCTATACCGGGAGTCCGCGGGCCTCACTCGTGCTTGACGAATGGGACGCTTATGTGAAACGGTTTGTCAAAGTCATTCCGCACAACTACAAACTGATGGTGGAAACAATTCAAGCGCTCGAACAATCCGGGCTTTCGTATGATGAAGCTGCCATGGCGGCGTTTGAAACGGTGGCGAAACAGAAAAAAGCGGCTGCCGCCAACGCTCCTATGTTGCAAGTGGCCGCAAAGTAG